Proteins co-encoded in one Mycobacterium mantenii genomic window:
- a CDS encoding LLM class flavin-dependent oxidoreductase, whose amino-acid sequence MKISLFYEFALPRPWAPDDEHVMLQDCLNEVEAADKAGFSTVWLTEHHFLEEYCHSTAPEIFLAAASQRTKNIRLGFGIMHLPPVVNHPARVAERIATLDLLSNGRVEFGTGESSSVGELGGFNIDPADKRAQWEEALEVSIRCMIEEPFTGFNGEHVQMPARNVVPKPLQKPHPPVWVACTRPASVQMAAQKAIGALSFAYTGPGPLTERVNGYYKEFEENGVPVTPRINPNILAIGGDLSMMVAKTDEQALQRLGQGGGFFSFGIMHYYMTGVHTPGRTGVWKRYLEEVEKDPTLAYGPGRGAIGSPATVREFLRGYEESGVDEIILLLNPRSHEGTMESIELMGKEVLPEFIERDAKAVVEKAKRLEPVIEKVEARRPKSTAPQFDEDYSFGGLPTGRGGKFTASEIPEAMAEINEGRVQAAQRAKEQQK is encoded by the coding sequence ATGAAAATCTCACTGTTCTACGAATTCGCTCTGCCGCGGCCCTGGGCGCCCGACGACGAACACGTCATGCTGCAGGACTGTCTCAACGAGGTCGAGGCCGCCGACAAAGCGGGATTCTCCACCGTGTGGCTGACCGAGCACCATTTTCTCGAGGAGTACTGCCACTCGACGGCACCGGAGATCTTCTTGGCCGCGGCCAGCCAGCGGACCAAGAACATCCGGCTGGGATTCGGGATCATGCACCTGCCGCCGGTGGTCAATCACCCCGCCCGCGTGGCCGAACGCATCGCCACCCTCGACCTGCTGTCCAACGGTCGCGTCGAATTCGGGACCGGGGAATCATCGTCGGTCGGCGAACTCGGCGGATTCAACATCGACCCCGCCGACAAGCGGGCACAGTGGGAAGAGGCCCTCGAGGTTTCGATCCGCTGCATGATCGAAGAGCCGTTTACCGGCTTCAACGGCGAACACGTCCAGATGCCGGCGCGCAACGTCGTTCCCAAGCCGCTGCAAAAGCCGCATCCGCCGGTCTGGGTCGCCTGCACGCGACCCGCCAGCGTGCAGATGGCCGCCCAAAAGGCGATCGGGGCTTTGAGTTTCGCCTACACCGGGCCCGGCCCGCTGACCGAGCGGGTGAACGGCTACTACAAAGAGTTCGAGGAGAACGGTGTCCCGGTCACTCCCCGAATCAACCCGAACATCCTGGCCATCGGCGGTGACCTCTCGATGATGGTGGCCAAGACCGATGAGCAGGCGCTGCAGCGGCTCGGACAGGGCGGCGGTTTCTTCTCGTTCGGAATCATGCACTACTACATGACGGGAGTGCACACGCCGGGACGGACCGGGGTGTGGAAGCGCTATCTCGAAGAGGTGGAAAAGGATCCGACGCTGGCGTACGGGCCGGGCCGCGGTGCCATCGGATCTCCGGCCACGGTGCGCGAGTTCCTGCGCGGCTACGAAGAAAGCGGCGTCGACGAGATCATCTTGCTGCTCAACCCGCGCAGCCACGAGGGCACCATGGAATCCATCGAGCTGATGGGCAAAGAGGTGCTCCCCGAATTCATTGAGCGCGACGCCAAGGCGGTGGTGGAAAAGGCGAAGCGGCTCGAACCCGTCATCGAGAAGGTGGAGGCACGCCGGCCGAAATCGACCGCACCGCAATTCGACGAGGATTACTCGTTTGGTGGACTCCCGACTGGTCGTGGCGGTAAGTTCACCGCCAGCGAGATCCCCGAAGCCATGGCGGAGATCAACGAAGGCCGCGTCCAGGCCGCACAGCGCGCAAAGGAACAGCAGAAGTAG
- a CDS encoding coniferyl-alcohol dehydrogenase: protein MRDIDELWRYDGRRAVVTGCASGIGEHVVRQLAELGAEVVGLDKRQPDIAIDEFHEIDLADQTSIESAVAAVTDPVDALFNVAGVSSGIGDPRRVVTINFLGMRHITEALIPKMPVGSSIVSVSSLAAAGYREHLREVAPLLHTASMREGIDWCAGNPDALGTGYQLSKEAIILYTMRGATPLGARGIRINCTGPGVTETPILDQLRTAYGQGFLDDIPKPLGRVSGPAEQASVLLFLNSNAASYISGQVLWVDGGNVGAAIARELEEGRADGRLD, encoded by the coding sequence TTGCGAGACATCGACGAGCTGTGGCGCTACGACGGCCGCCGTGCGGTGGTCACCGGGTGTGCTTCCGGCATCGGCGAACACGTGGTCCGGCAGCTCGCCGAGCTTGGGGCCGAGGTCGTCGGGCTGGACAAGCGGCAACCCGACATCGCTATCGATGAGTTTCACGAAATCGACCTGGCCGATCAAACGTCGATCGAGTCGGCGGTGGCCGCGGTCACGGACCCAGTTGATGCGCTGTTCAATGTTGCGGGTGTGTCATCAGGGATCGGCGATCCGCGACGGGTCGTGACCATCAACTTCTTGGGGATGCGTCACATCACCGAGGCGCTGATCCCGAAGATGCCTGTGGGGTCGTCCATTGTGAGCGTGTCATCGCTTGCGGCGGCCGGATACCGGGAGCATCTGCGGGAGGTGGCGCCGCTGCTTCATACCGCGTCGATGCGGGAGGGCATCGACTGGTGCGCCGGGAATCCCGATGCGCTGGGCACCGGCTACCAGTTGTCCAAGGAAGCGATCATCCTGTACACCATGCGCGGCGCAACACCGCTGGGCGCGCGGGGAATCCGCATCAACTGCACCGGTCCCGGGGTCACCGAGACGCCGATCCTGGACCAGCTGCGCACGGCCTACGGGCAAGGCTTTCTCGACGACATTCCCAAACCGCTGGGTCGTGTTTCCGGTCCCGCCGAGCAAGCCTCGGTACTGCTCTTCCTGAATAGCAATGCCGCCAGCTATATTTCGGGCCAGGTGTTGTGGGTGGACGGCGGAAACGTGGGCGCCGCAATCGCCCGTGAACTCGAGGAAGGGCGGGCCGATGGCCGACTTGACTGA